The Enterobacter asburiae genomic sequence TCATCACGGTCATATCCTGAAGGTGGCAGTTACCGCCCTCTTCACAGACCGGACAGTCGTGCGGGTGGTTGGTCATCAACCATTCCACAACGCTTTCGCGGAACTGTTTGGCTTCTTCGTCATCAATCGAAATAAAGGTGCCTTCGGTGGCTGGCGTCATACAGGACATCACCAGGCGACCACGCGTGTCTTCCGCGTTTTGATATTGCTTCACCGCACACTGGCGGCAAGCACCGACGCTGCCCAGCGCCGGATGCCAGCAAAAGTACGGAATATCGAGGCCAAGAGACAGACAAGCTTCCAGCAGGTTGTCCGCCCCGTTGACTTCGTATTCTTTGCCGTCTACATGAATCGTAGCCATTAGCATGCTTCCAGTTGGCTCGGTCGAAACCGAGCGTTAATCAAAATTCTTGTCGTTACCAGCGCGCTTTAAGCAGGTTCGGCTGAATCCCATTAATCGCATGGGTATTGCTGAACGGCTGCTTGATGCCTGCTTCGAACTCGTCGCGGAAATATTTGATCGCGCTCTGCAGAGGTTCGACGGCACCCGGTGCGTGGGCACAGAAGGTTTTACCCGGGCCTAAGAATCGACACAGTTGCTCAAGCGTCTCGATATCCCCAGGCTGGCCTTCGCCACGTTCGATTGCACGCAGGATCTTCACGCTCCACGGCAGACCATCACGGCACGGTGTACACCAGCCGCAGGACTCACGGGCGAAGAACTCTTCCAGGTTACGCACCAGCGAGACCATGCCGATCTCGTGGTCGACGGCCATCGCCAGCGCCGTACCCAGACGGCTGCCTGCTTTACCAATGCTTTCGAATTCCATTGGCAGGTCAAGGTGGGCTTCGGTCAGGAAGTCTGTCCCTGCCCCACCCGGCTGCCAGGCTTTGAATTTCAGACCATCACGCATGCCGCCAGCGTAGTCTTCAAGAATTTCACGTGCGGTGGTACCGAACGGCAGTTCCCAGACGCCAGGATTTTTAACGCGACCAGAGAAGCCCATCAGCTTGGTACCGGCATCTTTGCTTGAGGAGATGCCCTGATACCACTCCACGCCGTTGGCGAGGATAGCCGGAACGTTACACAGGGTTTCAACGTTGTTTACGCAGGTCGGTTTACCCCATACGCCGGAGCTTGCCGGGAACGGTGGCTTGGAACGCGGGTTCGCGCGGCGGCCTTCCAGAGAGTTAATCAGCGCGGTTTCTTCACCGCAGATATAACGCCCTGCGCCGGTGTGCACGAACAGTTCGAAGTCAAACCCGGTACCCAGGATGTTTTTGCCCAGCAGTCCCGCTTCGGTAGCTTCGGCAATCGCGCGACGCAGGTTTTCCGCCGCTTCGATGTACTCACCGCGCAGGAAGATGTAGCCGCGGTACGCTTTCAGCGCAAACGCGGAGATCAGCATGCCTTCCACCAGCAGGTGCGGCAGCTGTTCCATCAGCAGGCGGTCTTTATAGGTGCCCGGCTCCATTTCATCGGCGTTACACAGCAGGTAACGGATGTTCATGGATTCGTCTTTCGGCATCAGGCTCCACTTCAAACCGGTGGAGAAGCCCGCACCGCCGCGCCCTTTCAGGCCGGAGTCTTTCACCGCGTTAACAATGTCGTCCGGCGCCATGCCGCCAAGGGCTTTACGCGCGCCGGCATAGCCGTTTTTGCTCTGGTATTCGTCGAGCCATACCGGCTGTTTGTCATCGCGCAGACGCCAGGTCAGCGGATGCGTCTCAGCAGTACGAATTACAGTTTTCATTTGTACTGCTCCAGCAGGTCAGGAATCGCTTCCGGCGTCAGATGGCTGTGAGTGTCCTCATCAATCATCATGGTCGGCCCCTTGTCGCAGTTACCCAGGCAGCAGGTTGGCAGCAGGGTAAAGCGTCCATCGAACGTGGTCTGGCCCGGCTTGATATTGAGCTTCTTCTCAATCGCAGCCTGAATGCCCTGATAACCGGTGATGTGGCAGACAACGCTGTCACAGTAGCGGATCACATGGCGGCCAACCGGCTGACGGAAGATCTGGCTGTAGAACGTGGCTACGCCTTCTACGTCACTTGCCGGAATACCCAGCACTTTCGCGATCTCATAGATCGCCCCATCCGGCACCCAACCACGCTGTTTCTGTACGATTTTCAGCGCTTCAATGGACGCCGCACGCGGGTCTTCGTAGTGGTGCATCTCGTGCTCAATGGCGGCACGTTCTGCTTCACTCAGCTCAAAAGCCTCGGTTTGTGGTTGTTGATTCTCGTGCATAATTAGCGGTCCACATCTGACATAACAAAATCGATACTACCCAGATACACAATCAGGTCGGAGACCAGACTGCCGCGGATGGCGGACGGGATCTGCTGCAGGTGCGCAAAGCTCGGCGTACGCACGCGGGTACGGTAGCTCATGGTGCTGCCGTCACTGGTCAGGTAGTAACTGTTAATACCCTTGGTCGCTTCAATCATCTGGAAGGATTCTTGCGCCGGCATGACCGGACCCCAGGAAACCTGCAGGAAGTGGGTGATCAGGGTTTCGATATGTTGCAGCGTGCGCTCTTTCGGTGGCGGCGTCGTCAGCGGGTGATCCGCCTTGAACGGGCCTTCCGGCATGTTGTTGAGGCACTGCTCAAGGATGCGCAGACTCTGACGCAGCTCTTCTACTTTCAGCATCACGCGGGTGTAGCAGTCGGAGACACCGCCGCCCACCGGGACTTCAAAGTCG encodes the following:
- the nuoF gene encoding NADH-quinone oxidoreductase subunit NuoF, whose protein sequence is MKTVIRTAETHPLTWRLRDDKQPVWLDEYQSKNGYAGARKALGGMAPDDIVNAVKDSGLKGRGGAGFSTGLKWSLMPKDESMNIRYLLCNADEMEPGTYKDRLLMEQLPHLLVEGMLISAFALKAYRGYIFLRGEYIEAAENLRRAIAEATEAGLLGKNILGTGFDFELFVHTGAGRYICGEETALINSLEGRRANPRSKPPFPASSGVWGKPTCVNNVETLCNVPAILANGVEWYQGISSSKDAGTKLMGFSGRVKNPGVWELPFGTTAREILEDYAGGMRDGLKFKAWQPGGAGTDFLTEAHLDLPMEFESIGKAGSRLGTALAMAVDHEIGMVSLVRNLEEFFARESCGWCTPCRDGLPWSVKILRAIERGEGQPGDIETLEQLCRFLGPGKTFCAHAPGAVEPLQSAIKYFRDEFEAGIKQPFSNTHAINGIQPNLLKARW
- the nuoE gene encoding NADH-quinone oxidoreductase subunit NuoE gives rise to the protein MHENQQPQTEAFELSEAERAAIEHEMHHYEDPRAASIEALKIVQKQRGWVPDGAIYEIAKVLGIPASDVEGVATFYSQIFRQPVGRHVIRYCDSVVCHITGYQGIQAAIEKKLNIKPGQTTFDGRFTLLPTCCLGNCDKGPTMMIDEDTHSHLTPEAIPDLLEQYK